A genomic segment from Tuwongella immobilis encodes:
- the cas3g gene encoding type I-G CRISPR-associated helicase/endonuclease Cas3g gives MQPFASQFHALTGNHPFPWQQALYERLISDRPDNIPESCRLPTGMGKTSVIAIWMIAREHAPQRVPRRLVYVVNRRTVVDQTTVEVEKYRSHLAKAGLTINPAVSTLRGQFADNREWSRDPSRPAIICGTVDMIGSRLLFGGYGLGFRAKPLHAGFLGQDCLLVHDEAHLEPAFQQLIVRIQQEQQQSGELLPFRVMELTATSRGDADAFTLSAADDAHPDIAKRLDAVKQVRLHPLADPKKLAETLAEYALAHRESGRKVVVFARSVATVLDVAGILSKQKLPVVTLTGTMRGFERDQLVTHEVFRRFLPGASTDSGVASGDVSESRPTAYLVCTSAGEVGVNLSADHLVCDLTPFESMAQRLGRVNRFGEHADTIVDVVHPTEWDFDDAYDRACERTFRLLESLNGNASPRQLGQLDATLRQAAFSPEPQLVPATASLFDVWALTSIRQPIAGRPVLEPFLHGVRPEWEPPETRFAWRTEVDRLDDAMLEAHPPEELLELFPLRPRELLREPTDRAMNHLKKLAKRHPLARAWVLAENGTITLKSLPELADSANKASLEGSTVLMPPSVGGLNAQGMLDGSSDEPVMDVADEPDRLRCDWDLANLTPEQTARIANMRLLRSIPLTDSATVDLDADAVDRFWHWWAIPTEGSRTSHAPVTLAVHTADVERNAVQMLESLSISAELKTAVQLAARFHDLGKRRHVFQRVLGNPRYPAVCLAKSGERVRSPLQELYRHEFGSLVDLQQEAEFQRLSPEMQALVQHLVAAHHGRGRPHWEADEAFDPSISTEQAAELARQTPVRFARLQRQFGRWGLAYLESILRAADWAASDSPSETFQESGAAS, from the coding sequence ATGCAGCCTTTCGCAAGCCAATTTCACGCGCTGACCGGGAATCATCCGTTCCCCTGGCAGCAAGCGTTGTACGAACGCCTGATTTCGGATCGTCCGGATAACATCCCCGAATCGTGCCGCCTGCCCACGGGAATGGGCAAAACGTCGGTGATTGCCATCTGGATGATCGCTCGGGAGCATGCCCCGCAGCGGGTGCCCCGGCGGTTGGTATATGTCGTCAATCGGCGAACGGTCGTTGATCAGACCACCGTTGAAGTGGAGAAATATCGCAGCCACTTGGCGAAGGCCGGGCTGACGATCAATCCCGCAGTCAGCACGCTTCGCGGCCAATTTGCCGACAATCGGGAATGGTCCCGTGATCCGTCCCGACCCGCGATCATCTGCGGAACGGTCGATATGATCGGTAGCCGACTGTTATTCGGCGGGTACGGCCTGGGATTTCGTGCCAAACCGCTCCATGCCGGATTCTTGGGGCAAGATTGCTTGCTGGTGCATGACGAGGCGCATCTGGAACCCGCATTTCAGCAGTTGATTGTCCGCATTCAGCAGGAACAGCAGCAGAGCGGCGAATTGCTGCCGTTTCGGGTGATGGAATTGACGGCGACCAGCCGTGGCGATGCCGATGCGTTCACCCTGTCCGCTGCCGATGACGCCCATCCCGATATTGCCAAGCGGCTAGATGCCGTCAAGCAGGTGCGGCTGCATCCGCTGGCGGACCCGAAGAAACTCGCGGAAACCTTGGCCGAATATGCCCTGGCGCATCGGGAATCTGGTCGGAAGGTGGTCGTGTTCGCTCGATCGGTGGCGACGGTGCTGGATGTCGCGGGCATTCTCAGCAAGCAGAAGTTGCCCGTCGTCACACTCACCGGCACGATGCGCGGCTTCGAGCGCGATCAACTGGTGACACATGAGGTGTTTCGCCGATTTTTGCCCGGTGCATCGACGGATTCCGGTGTGGCGAGTGGTGACGTTTCCGAGTCGCGGCCAACGGCATATCTCGTCTGCACCAGTGCGGGCGAAGTCGGGGTGAATCTCTCGGCGGATCATTTGGTTTGCGATCTGACCCCGTTCGAGAGCATGGCCCAACGATTGGGACGCGTCAACCGTTTTGGCGAGCATGCCGATACCATCGTCGATGTGGTGCATCCCACGGAATGGGATTTTGACGATGCCTACGACCGCGCTTGCGAACGGACATTCCGATTGCTGGAATCGTTGAACGGGAATGCCAGCCCGCGACAACTGGGGCAGTTGGATGCGACGTTGCGACAGGCGGCATTCTCGCCCGAGCCGCAACTGGTGCCCGCAACCGCGTCGCTGTTCGATGTCTGGGCACTGACCAGCATTCGCCAGCCAATCGCCGGTCGCCCCGTGCTCGAACCGTTTCTCCACGGCGTTCGCCCCGAGTGGGAGCCACCCGAAACCCGCTTCGCCTGGCGCACGGAAGTCGATCGACTCGATGACGCCATGCTCGAAGCACACCCACCCGAAGAGTTGCTGGAACTGTTTCCGCTGCGGCCTCGTGAGTTGCTGCGGGAGCCGACCGATCGGGCGATGAATCACCTGAAGAAACTGGCAAAACGCCATCCGCTGGCGCGGGCGTGGGTGCTGGCGGAAAATGGTACGATCACGTTGAAGTCGCTCCCGGAATTGGCGGATTCGGCGAATAAAGCGTCGCTTGAAGGGAGTACCGTGCTGATGCCGCCGAGCGTGGGCGGACTCAACGCCCAAGGGATGCTCGATGGCAGTAGCGATGAGCCGGTGATGGATGTGGCCGATGAACCCGACCGGCTGCGCTGCGATTGGGACTTGGCAAATCTGACGCCGGAGCAGACGGCGCGAATTGCCAACATGCGGCTGCTGCGGTCGATTCCGCTGACTGATTCGGCGACGGTGGATCTGGATGCGGATGCGGTCGATCGCTTCTGGCACTGGTGGGCGATTCCCACCGAAGGGAGTCGGACCAGTCACGCGCCGGTCACTTTGGCCGTACATACCGCAGATGTCGAGCGGAATGCCGTGCAGATGCTCGAATCGCTGTCGATTTCGGCAGAATTGAAGACGGCGGTGCAGTTGGCGGCCCGGTTTCACGATTTGGGCAAACGGCGACACGTCTTTCAGCGGGTTTTGGGCAATCCCCGCTACCCGGCAGTTTGTCTGGCGAAATCCGGCGAGCGTGTCCGGAGCCCGTTGCAGGAACTGTATCGTCACGAATTCGGATCGTTGGTGGATCTGCAACAGGAAGCAGAATTCCAACGATTATCGCCGGAAATGCAAGCACTGGTGCAACATCTGGTGGCGGCGCATCACGGTCGCGGGCGGCCGCATTGGGAGGCGGATGAGGCGTTTGATCCGTCGATTTCCACGGAACAGGCGGCGGAATTGGCCCGGCAAACACCCGTGCGATTCGCTCGATTGCAACGCCAATTCGGGCGCTGGGGCTTGGCGTACCTGGAATCGATCCTGCGTGCTGCCGACTGGGCCGCGAGCGATTCCCCATCGGAAACCTTCCAAGAATCGGGGGCGGCATCATGA
- the cas7g gene encoding type I-G CRISPR-associated RAMP protein Csb1/Cas7g, producing the protein MSQLKKLDRYLSEDGPAALVIREALMPVDGPDGVLFPATFAAGDGFPGGYNIDIDPRTGKNVALIDSVGSQANRIEPLFGKDAYRHLVPQVAVTAGEKTVSILEAGHRAGDALLRCSSLGDTLRQAFQAVLRGDATPMAKIAPTSLVFGVWDSRDTQAKLPRLVASTIRAFEVRKLTRGAVYTPPLDYAAQDVFSEEEKAKAEGDSKNPLAKRGFVHVPASGSHGGVIADGGVRRDATLSLAALRMLHAGTNADQSLMLRRYILGLALVALTAPPESYLRQGCMLVKNPAGEHEFVEVMPSGEQVDCKMTHADALAYATEAAKDFGVGDSQVVPFDREKAKKDVKGDDDAKPKGKKGAK; encoded by the coding sequence ATGTCGCAGTTGAAAAAGTTGGATCGGTATTTGTCGGAAGATGGTCCCGCGGCGTTGGTGATCCGCGAAGCATTGATGCCCGTTGACGGCCCGGATGGGGTGCTGTTCCCGGCCACCTTCGCAGCCGGCGACGGATTTCCCGGCGGGTACAACATCGACATCGATCCGCGTACCGGCAAGAATGTCGCATTGATTGACAGCGTTGGTTCGCAAGCAAATCGCATCGAGCCGCTGTTTGGCAAAGACGCCTACCGCCACTTGGTGCCGCAAGTCGCTGTCACGGCGGGGGAAAAGACAGTCAGCATTCTGGAAGCGGGGCACCGGGCCGGGGATGCGTTGCTGCGCTGCAGCAGTCTGGGCGACACCCTGCGGCAGGCATTCCAAGCGGTGCTGCGCGGCGATGCCACCCCAATGGCGAAGATCGCTCCAACTTCCTTGGTATTCGGGGTTTGGGATTCCCGCGACACCCAAGCCAAACTGCCGCGATTGGTCGCCTCCACCATCCGCGCCTTTGAAGTCCGCAAACTCACCCGCGGGGCCGTCTACACACCTCCGTTGGACTACGCCGCTCAAGACGTGTTCAGCGAGGAAGAAAAGGCCAAGGCCGAGGGCGATTCGAAGAATCCGCTGGCCAAGCGTGGGTTTGTGCATGTCCCTGCATCGGGTAGCCATGGTGGGGTGATCGCCGATGGCGGAGTCCGCCGCGATGCCACGCTCAGCCTGGCTGCGCTACGCATGCTGCACGCCGGCACCAATGCCGATCAATCGCTGATGCTGCGGCGGTACATCCTCGGCCTGGCACTGGTGGCGCTGACCGCACCGCCGGAAAGCTATCTGCGGCAGGGGTGCATGCTAGTGAAGAATCCCGCAGGTGAACACGAGTTCGTGGAAGTCATGCCTAGCGGCGAACAGGTGGACTGCAAGATGACCCACGCCGATGCCTTGGCATATGCCACCGAAGCGGCCAAAGATTTTGGCGTGGGCGACAGCCAAGTCGTGCCGTTTGACCGCGAAAAGGCCAAAAAAGATGTCAAAGGCGATGACGATGCCAAGCCCAAGGGCAAAAAGGGTGCGAAATAA
- the csb2 gene encoding type I-G CRISPR-associated protein Csb2 — protein sequence MTRLCLTVRFLQPTQHGRGDGDNPEWPPSPLRLFQALVAASAGRWNERVTLMHAAPAMRWLESLPPPEIVAPNGVPSESPRQVFVPDNTAELAVPAWRRGEVDQGTKRTEKVVCPTHLVPIDSSMANDAIADGGTVHYLFESDEHSAAHLPILRSGMRSLTHLGWGVDQVVGDAAMISDAEANALSGHRWNVTANGGVILRVPQPGTLDAIIAKHAAFLGRLEQDTFRPVPPLSVFRMMRYHSHTAGESVVPRHCFAAFQLLNPAGERFLAVNPVREARNVAAWVRHITGEICRDWPDVATFVHGHAPDGGQAKGAIADQRFQYLPIPTINAALKRVEAIRRVIVAAPIEFQDRIDFIRRRLVGQTLVGEGRPVGMLNLIPRPDPVLRQYVGKSCTWSTVIPVIWPGHDDRSVAKGRKLLRKAFRDAGVHPQVIDDIQELDWRPSGFRPGVAMAHAYERPQQLTGSIYHVRVRFKQPIVGPLAIGSGRYRGFGLFAHE from the coding sequence ATGACACGCTTGTGCCTTACCGTTCGCTTCCTTCAGCCGACCCAACATGGTCGCGGAGATGGCGACAATCCCGAGTGGCCGCCCTCGCCGTTGCGGTTGTTCCAAGCCTTGGTCGCCGCTTCTGCCGGTCGCTGGAACGAACGCGTCACGCTGATGCACGCCGCACCGGCCATGCGCTGGTTGGAATCGCTGCCGCCACCGGAAATCGTTGCACCCAATGGGGTTCCGTCCGAATCACCCCGTCAGGTGTTCGTGCCGGATAATACGGCGGAATTGGCCGTTCCCGCGTGGCGACGTGGCGAAGTCGATCAGGGCACCAAACGCACGGAAAAGGTCGTCTGTCCGACGCATCTGGTGCCGATCGATTCGAGCATGGCCAACGATGCAATCGCCGATGGGGGCACCGTCCATTATCTGTTCGAAAGCGATGAGCATTCGGCGGCGCATCTGCCAATTCTCCGTTCCGGAATGCGCTCGCTGACCCACCTCGGCTGGGGAGTCGATCAGGTCGTTGGCGATGCCGCGATGATTTCCGATGCCGAGGCGAATGCGCTGTCCGGCCATCGTTGGAATGTGACGGCCAACGGCGGGGTGATTCTGCGGGTGCCGCAACCCGGCACGCTGGATGCGATCATCGCCAAACATGCGGCGTTTCTGGGCCGGTTGGAACAAGACACCTTTCGCCCGGTGCCGCCGCTATCGGTGTTTCGCATGATGCGGTATCATTCGCACACGGCGGGTGAGTCGGTGGTGCCTCGCCATTGTTTTGCCGCGTTCCAACTGCTCAATCCCGCCGGCGAGCGATTCTTGGCGGTCAACCCGGTGCGCGAAGCCCGCAACGTAGCGGCGTGGGTTCGGCACATCACCGGCGAAATCTGCCGCGATTGGCCCGATGTGGCGACATTCGTCCACGGCCACGCCCCCGATGGCGGACAGGCCAAAGGCGCAATCGCCGACCAACGCTTTCAGTATCTGCCGATCCCGACGATCAACGCCGCATTGAAGCGCGTCGAGGCGATTCGGCGGGTGATTGTCGCCGCTCCCATCGAATTTCAAGATCGCATCGATTTCATTCGACGACGCTTGGTGGGGCAAACGCTGGTCGGCGAAGGGCGGCCAGTCGGGATGCTCAATCTGATCCCGCGACCGGACCCCGTGCTGCGACAGTATGTGGGCAAGTCGTGCACCTGGAGTACGGTGATTCCCGTGATTTGGCCCGGTCATGATGATCGCAGTGTGGCCAAGGGCAGAAAGCTGCTCCGGAAGGCGTTTCGGGATGCGGGGGTGCATCCGCAGGTGATCGACGACATTCAGGAATTGGACTGGCGACCTAGCGGATTCCGACCCGGTGTGGCCATGGCCCACGCCTACGAACGACCGCAACAACTCACCGGCAGCATTTATCACGTTCGCGTTCGCTTTAAACAGCCGATCGTCGGCCCGCTGGCAATCGGCTCCGGCCGCTATCGCGGATTCGGCCTGTTTGCTCACGAATAA
- the cas4g/cas1g gene encoding CRISPR-associated endonuclease Cas4g/Cas1g: MLEIRSGEIVPARMLNEFAYCPRLAYLEWIQGEWHESEDTVDGAFVHRNVDAPQKSAIPVPTQSPAHESPPAEAESLHARSVRLENAELGLVAVVDVLECDGPIATPVDYKKSATPNREDGAWDPERVQLCAQGLLLQAAGYQCTEGILWYDGSRERVTIPFTDELIAFTKQLLTDCRAMARSGVMPLPLVDSPKCPRCSLVSICLPDETNFLRSQAASGSTESGSESAPELPLGASLGTPLGVPTGGTSVGTSGAALGAAKPVRLLMPPRPEKVPLHVVEPGAKLGKRAERLVIELDSQKIGEAKLKDLAAVCLYGPVQVSTQLMHELLSREVPICYFSTGGWFQGVASGLPHKNIELRIRQHAIAADPVQALRLARRFVSGKIRNCRTLLRRNTSQPMDRLLAACQEAADQAERATSLDSLLGIEGMAAKRYFEGFATLLSETRGFQLDGRNRRPPTDPVNAVLSYGYSLLAREMTSAIMASGLDPYLGFLHQPRYGRPALALDLCEEFRPILVDSVVLSLINTGELKPEHFVSRAGSVALKPNGKRAVLAAWERRLNSEVTHPIFGYSISYRRILMVQARLVARVLTGEFPEYPAFKTR, translated from the coding sequence ATGCTGGAAATCCGCTCGGGGGAAATCGTCCCCGCGCGCATGCTCAATGAATTCGCCTACTGTCCCCGACTGGCCTATCTGGAATGGATTCAGGGCGAATGGCACGAAAGTGAAGATACCGTGGATGGTGCGTTTGTGCATCGCAATGTCGATGCCCCGCAAAAGTCCGCGATCCCGGTTCCAACGCAATCACCCGCCCACGAATCGCCACCCGCCGAAGCCGAATCCCTGCACGCGCGATCGGTTCGACTGGAAAACGCCGAGTTGGGATTGGTCGCTGTCGTGGATGTGCTCGAATGCGATGGCCCGATTGCGACGCCGGTGGACTACAAAAAGTCCGCTACACCCAACCGCGAGGACGGTGCCTGGGATCCCGAACGCGTGCAATTGTGTGCCCAGGGATTGTTGTTGCAGGCCGCCGGGTATCAATGCACGGAAGGAATCCTCTGGTACGATGGCTCCCGTGAACGGGTTACGATTCCATTCACCGATGAGCTGATCGCCTTCACGAAGCAATTGCTCACGGATTGTCGAGCGATGGCCCGCAGTGGTGTCATGCCGTTGCCGTTGGTCGATAGCCCGAAGTGCCCGCGCTGCTCGCTGGTGAGTATTTGTCTGCCGGATGAAACCAATTTTCTGCGATCGCAAGCCGCTTCCGGCTCCACCGAATCGGGTTCCGAATCCGCTCCCGAATTGCCACTTGGAGCGTCACTTGGAACGCCACTTGGAGTGCCAACGGGCGGGACATCGGTGGGAACATCCGGCGCGGCACTGGGTGCGGCGAAGCCGGTGCGATTGTTGATGCCACCGCGACCGGAGAAGGTGCCGCTTCACGTCGTCGAACCGGGTGCGAAATTGGGCAAACGGGCCGAACGGCTGGTGATCGAACTCGATTCGCAGAAAATTGGCGAAGCGAAATTGAAGGATTTGGCCGCCGTTTGTCTGTACGGGCCGGTGCAAGTCAGCACGCAATTGATGCACGAATTGCTATCCCGCGAGGTGCCGATCTGCTATTTCAGCACCGGCGGCTGGTTTCAAGGCGTTGCGTCGGGATTACCCCACAAAAACATCGAATTGCGCATTCGCCAGCATGCGATTGCCGCCGATCCGGTGCAGGCGTTGCGCTTGGCCCGTCGATTTGTGAGCGGGAAGATTCGCAACTGTCGCACACTGCTGCGCCGCAACACATCTCAACCAATGGATCGGTTGTTGGCCGCCTGTCAGGAAGCCGCCGACCAAGCCGAACGGGCGACTTCGCTCGATTCGCTGCTCGGAATCGAAGGCATGGCGGCGAAACGCTACTTTGAAGGATTCGCAACCCTGCTCAGCGAGACCCGCGGATTCCAACTCGATGGCCGCAATCGCCGACCACCCACCGATCCAGTCAACGCCGTGTTATCGTATGGATATTCCCTGTTAGCTCGTGAGATGACCTCGGCAATTATGGCCAGCGGCTTAGATCCCTATCTGGGATTTCTGCATCAACCGCGCTATGGTCGCCCGGCATTGGCGTTGGATTTATGTGAGGAATTTCGGCCCATCTTAGTCGATTCTGTGGTGTTATCGTTAATTAACACCGGGGAATTAAAACCCGAGCACTTTGTATCCCGCGCCGGAAGTGTGGCGCTGAAACCGAACGGAAAACGAGCCGTTCTTGCGGCATGGGAGCGGCGATTGAACTCGGAAGTGACGCATCCCATCTTCGGGTATTCGATTTCGTATCGGCGAATTCTCATGGTGCAAGCCCGGCTGGTGGCGCGGGTTCTCACCGGCGAATTTCCAGAGTATCCCGCATTTAAAACCCGGTGA
- the cas2 gene encoding CRISPR-associated endonuclease Cas2 yields the protein MRSLILIAYDISDDKRRTKIFQQLKGFGEAIQYSLFQCKLTGTERAKLRAELWEQIDHSKDRIVMIDIGPEQGRAALALDAFGQPMVDSSAHQGMLIV from the coding sequence ATGCGAAGTCTCATTCTCATTGCTTATGATATTTCGGATGATAAACGTCGCACGAAAATCTTTCAACAGTTAAAAGGCTTCGGCGAGGCCATCCAATATTCCCTGTTCCAATGCAAACTCACCGGCACGGAGCGGGCCAAACTCCGTGCCGAATTGTGGGAGCAGATCGACCATTCCAAGGATCGGATTGTGATGATCGATATTGGCCCGGAACAGGGGCGGGCCGCCCTGGCGCTCGATGCGTTTGGTCAACCGATGGTTGATTCCTCGGCACATCAAGGGATGCTGATTGTCTGA
- a CDS encoding tetratricopeptide repeat protein, translating to MSESPWIIDVTEQNFQQEVLVRSQTMPVVVDFWAEWCQPCRILAPVLHAQAEKRNGAFLLAKVNIDECQRIAQYFRIESIPTVLVFRNAEIINGFQGMLPESEIETFLNEFAPAGEPAAPAEPQPILDPAEQEQLLREKIAADREDFQARVDLAGLLVEQGRDAEIEELLASVPPGGELGADADRCRAIVAVRQLAQELAASAPQAPGEAEYLAGVALAAKGDTTAALEQLILAAEEDRTLARTKVREAMLLIFKIIGVRSEEADAFRDRLQRLLY from the coding sequence ATGAGCGAATCGCCGTGGATTATCGACGTCACTGAGCAGAACTTCCAACAAGAAGTGCTGGTCCGCTCGCAAACCATGCCGGTGGTGGTCGATTTCTGGGCCGAATGGTGCCAACCGTGCCGTATCTTAGCCCCCGTGCTGCACGCCCAAGCGGAAAAACGCAACGGGGCATTCCTGCTGGCCAAAGTCAACATCGACGAATGCCAACGAATTGCCCAGTATTTCCGAATCGAGAGCATTCCCACCGTGCTGGTGTTTCGCAACGCGGAAATCATCAACGGCTTCCAAGGCATGCTGCCGGAAAGCGAAATCGAGACGTTCCTGAACGAATTCGCACCGGCTGGCGAACCCGCGGCCCCCGCCGAACCGCAGCCGATTCTCGATCCCGCCGAGCAAGAGCAACTACTACGCGAGAAAATCGCGGCGGATCGTGAGGATTTCCAAGCCCGTGTCGATCTCGCCGGGTTGCTCGTGGAGCAAGGCCGCGATGCGGAAATCGAGGAATTGTTGGCCTCGGTTCCGCCGGGTGGCGAACTCGGAGCCGATGCCGACCGATGCCGCGCCATCGTCGCCGTCCGCCAACTCGCGCAGGAACTCGCCGCCAGTGCGCCGCAAGCCCCCGGTGAAGCCGAATATCTCGCCGGCGTCGCCCTAGCCGCCAAGGGAGACACCACCGCCGCCTTGGAGCAACTCATCCTCGCCGCCGAGGAAGATCGCACACTGGCCCGCACGAAAGTCCGCGAAGCCATGCTGCTGATTTTCAAGATCATCGGCGTGCGTTCCGAAGAAGCAGATGCCTTTCGGGATCGCCTGCAACGGCTGCTGTACTGA
- a CDS encoding putative hydro-lyase, producing the protein MESFTTAAAVRHAARSGELTGPTPGLAMGYVQANLVILPKDDAFDFLLFCQRNPRPCPLLDVTEVGSPEPRTIAPGADIRTDLPAYRVFRDGQLVDEPTNLLGLWRDDLVGFLIGCSFTFENALLAADLPVRHIEECRNVPMYRTNIACKPAGRFHGPMVVSMRPMTPSQTVRATTICSRFPRAHGAPIHFGNPESIGIPRIDQPDFGDSVQIRPDEIPVFWACGVTPQAVIMEAKLPFVMTHKPGHMFLTDLRDHELENL; encoded by the coding sequence TTGGAATCGTTCACCACCGCCGCCGCCGTCCGCCACGCCGCCCGATCGGGAGAACTGACCGGCCCCACGCCAGGCTTGGCGATGGGCTATGTGCAGGCCAATTTGGTGATTTTGCCGAAAGACGACGCCTTCGATTTCTTGCTGTTCTGCCAGCGTAACCCGCGCCCCTGCCCGCTGCTGGATGTCACCGAAGTGGGCAGCCCCGAGCCGCGAACCATCGCACCCGGAGCAGACATCCGCACCGATCTCCCGGCATATCGCGTCTTTCGAGACGGCCAACTGGTCGACGAACCCACGAATCTTCTGGGACTGTGGCGTGACGATTTGGTCGGATTTCTCATCGGCTGTTCGTTCACGTTCGAGAATGCCCTGCTGGCCGCCGATCTCCCCGTGCGACACATCGAAGAATGCCGAAATGTACCGATGTATCGCACGAACATTGCCTGCAAACCGGCGGGGCGATTTCATGGGCCAATGGTCGTGTCGATGCGCCCGATGACGCCGTCGCAAACGGTGCGTGCCACCACGATTTGCAGCCGATTTCCGCGGGCACACGGAGCGCCGATCCATTTTGGCAATCCCGAATCGATCGGCATCCCCCGCATCGATCAGCCCGATTTCGGCGATTCGGTCCAGATTCGACCGGATGAAATCCCCGTCTTTTGGGCGTGCGGCGTGACCCCGCAGGCGGTCATCATGGAGGCCAAATTGCCCTTTGTGATGACGCACAAGCCCGGCCATATGTTCCTCACCGACTTGCGCGATCACGAATTGGAAAATCTGTGA
- a CDS encoding glutamate cyclase domain-containing protein, with amino-acid sequence MTESTRQRLNAIRDVVQVDIGNRGLARDPVENLLTVTRDDFAVACQRIAQHPAPRLGIITGFTIPTATPIAAETDGPLGAISLARACLEMGIGVEIVADPNCEAALRAGLMHLGLADRVPVANIPADREAIRAGAPWTIPPTHLIPLERVGPGHTVESLRAQPGNDLEMIAEFSRLVPESERGRCRSMRGIDVTDLVRPAHWLIEESTLPVIGIGDGGNEIGMGRIGWDIIRRNIPRGELVACRVPAEQLIVAGVSNWGAWALAAGIALLRSHRLADSWYNPQVEHDLLAVMVEAGPLVDGVIGKPQVTVDGLDWPTYVRPLQQLEALQRAAV; translated from the coding sequence GTGACGGAGTCAACGCGGCAACGGCTCAACGCCATTCGGGATGTGGTGCAGGTGGACATTGGCAATCGGGGGTTGGCCCGCGATCCGGTGGAGAATCTGCTCACGGTCACGCGAGACGACTTCGCCGTCGCCTGCCAGCGAATTGCCCAGCATCCCGCCCCGCGATTGGGCATCATCACCGGGTTCACGATTCCGACCGCCACGCCGATTGCGGCGGAAACCGATGGCCCGTTGGGAGCGATTTCGCTGGCGCGGGCGTGCCTGGAGATGGGCATTGGCGTGGAGATTGTCGCCGATCCCAATTGCGAAGCGGCACTGCGAGCGGGGTTGATGCACCTGGGGCTTGCGGATCGGGTTCCCGTGGCAAACATTCCGGCGGATCGTGAGGCGATTCGCGCTGGTGCCCCGTGGACGATCCCGCCGACGCATCTGATTCCGCTGGAACGAGTTGGGCCAGGGCACACGGTCGAAAGTCTGCGTGCCCAACCGGGGAACGATCTGGAAATGATCGCCGAATTTTCCCGACTGGTCCCCGAGTCGGAGCGTGGCCGTTGTCGCAGCATGCGAGGCATCGATGTCACCGACTTAGTTCGCCCGGCCCATTGGCTGATCGAAGAATCGACGCTCCCGGTCATTGGCATCGGCGATGGCGGCAACGAAATCGGCATGGGGCGAATCGGGTGGGACATCATCCGCCGAAATATCCCACGCGGGGAGTTGGTGGCCTGCCGAGTGCCCGCCGAGCAGCTGATCGTCGCGGGGGTCTCGAACTGGGGTGCCTGGGCGCTGGCCGCTGGAATTGCACTGCTGCGCTCGCATCGACTGGCCGATTCTTGGTACAATCCGCAGGTGGAGCATGATTTGCTCGCGGTGATGGTGGAGGCGGGGCCGCTGGTGGATGGGGTCATCGGCAAACCGCAAGTCACCGTCGATGGCCTGGATTGGCCCACGTATGTTCGCCCACTCCAACAACTGGAAGCCCTTCAACGAGCCGCCGTATGA
- a CDS encoding RluA family pseudouridine synthase, protein MNLHVLYEDNHCIAVAKPPGVPSAHFDGVTETVDRMVRDYLKAKYSKPGNVFLGVVHRLDKPVSGVLLFARTSKAAARLSEQFRLGTVEKRYWAVVEGTVASDAGTWEDWLAKEDSSPTAEIVRPGSAGGKCCRLHYRRLADLAGRTALEIQLETGRRHQIRVQAASRGHPILGDAKYGHPWGHTARIRDAIALHARSLEWEHPTLGTRIRLQCDFPEFWREQFAPLLAMMEENG, encoded by the coding sequence ATGAATCTGCATGTTCTGTACGAAGATAATCACTGCATCGCGGTGGCGAAGCCGCCGGGGGTGCCCAGTGCGCATTTCGATGGCGTGACCGAGACCGTCGATCGAATGGTGCGGGACTATCTGAAAGCGAAATATTCCAAGCCGGGGAATGTGTTCCTGGGGGTGGTGCATCGGTTGGATAAGCCGGTGAGCGGCGTGCTGCTGTTTGCCCGCACGAGTAAAGCGGCGGCCCGGTTGAGCGAGCAATTTCGACTGGGCACCGTCGAGAAGCGATATTGGGCCGTGGTGGAAGGAACGGTTGCCAGCGACGCGGGGACGTGGGAAGATTGGCTGGCCAAAGAGGATTCCTCGCCCACCGCCGAGATTGTGCGACCGGGTTCCGCCGGCGGCAAATGTTGTCGGCTGCATTATCGGCGGCTGGCGGATCTGGCCGGGCGAACCGCACTCGAAATTCAACTGGAAACCGGCAGACGGCACCAGATTCGCGTGCAAGCGGCCAGTCGGGGGCATCCGATTCTGGGCGATGCCAAATATGGGCATCCCTGGGGGCACACGGCCCGAATCCGCGACGCGATTGCGCTCCATGCGCGATCGCTGGAATGGGAACATCCCACGCTGGGCACCCGCATTCGATTGCAATGCGATTTCCCGGAATTTTGGCGGGAGCAATTCGCGCCCTTATTGGCCATGATGGAGGAAAATGGGTGA